GCGTTCGCGGTCAGCGGCGTGCCCAGCCCGAGTTCGGCCGCGCGGGGCGCCAGGTCGTCGCCCTCGACGTGGGCGACCCGGGCGGGGATGCCCAGCCGCTGCGCCAGGGCGCGTATCGCGTCGGCCAGTCCGGCGGGGTTGAGGCCACCGGCGTTGGCGACGATGCGCACCCCGCGGTCACGGGCTTCGCCCAGGCAGTCCTCGAGCTGAGTCAGGAAGGTCTTGGCGTAGCCGCGCTCGGAGTGTTTCATCCGGTCGCGGCCCAGGATCAGCATGGTGAGCTCGGCCAGGTAATCGCCGGTCAGGTAGTCGACAGGATCGCCTGAGCCGCCGGTCAGCATCTCGCGCATGGCCGCCAGCCGGTCGCCGTAGAACCCCGAGCAGTTCGCGATCCGGACAGCACCGGACCCGCCAGAACCAGAGGCCATTGGCGTCCTCCATTCGGGAATTACCGGTGCTCCAACCAACCAACCACCCGGTAGGTTAGCGGGTACCGCCGGTGTCACGTCAAGGATGCCTGCCTCGGCGCCGGTGTCATAGTCCCGCAGGCCGCGCCGCCCGTTTTGGCCACCAGCAGGTCACCGACTATTCTTTAGGGCAATCGTCGCCGTCGGCCCCAGCGGTCATGCCGCGCGACGCACCGACCCGAAACCCAAATCGAGGAGAAGGCCCGACCATGGCCGTACCCAAGCGCAGAATGTCGCGCTCGAACACCCGTAGCCGCCGCTCGCAGTGGAAGGCCGAAAAGACCGAGCTCGTCGGTGTGACCGTGGCCGGGCAGAAGCACAAGGTGCCGCGTCGACTGCTCAAGGCGGCTCGCCTGGGCCTGATCGATCTCGACCGACGCTAGCTGGATTGCCCAACTCCTCAACGGGCCCTGCTGGCCCGCATCGTCGTCGGGCACACATCTCGGCAAATACCCGGCGCGCCTCTCAGGCCGCTCTCAGGCCCTAGGACGAAACTAGTGGCCGTGCGCATTCTTGTCGTCGATGACGATCGCGCGGTCCGCGAATCACTACGCAGATCGCTTTCCTTCAACGGTTACTCCGTCGAGTTGGCTCATGACGGGGTGGAGGCGCTGGAGCTCATCTCCAGCGACCGCCCCGACGCCGTCGTGCTCGACGTGATGATGCCGCGGCTGGACGGTCTCGAGGTGTGCCGGCACCTCCGCAGCACCGGCGACGACTTGCCGATCCTGGTGCTGACGGCCCGCGATTCGGTGTCCGAACGGGTCGCCGGCCTGGACGCCGGCGCCGACGACTACCTGCCCAAGCCGTTCGCCCTCGAAGAGCTGCTGGCCCGGATGCGGGCGCTGCTGCGCCGCACCAAGCCCGAGGACGCCGAGTCGGTCGCGATGACGTTCGCCGACCTGGCCCTGGACCCGGTGACCCGTGAAGTCACCCGAGGGCACCGCCGGATCAGCCTGACCCGCACCGAATTCGCGCTGCTGGAGATGCTGATCGCCAATCCGCGCCGGGTGCTCACCCGAAGCCGCATCCTCGAAGAGGTGTGGGGATTCGACTTCCCCACCTCGGGCAATGCGCTGGAGGTCTACGTCGGCTACCTGCGCCGCAAAACCGAAGCCGACGGTGAACCCCGCCTGATCCACACGGTGCGCGGCGTCGGCTACGTCCTTCGGGAGACGCCGCCCTGATGATCCGGTTCCAACGACGTCGGCGCGCACCACTGCGAGCCCCCAGTTCGTTGTCGCTGCGGTGGCGGGTGATGTTGCTGGCGATGTCGATGGTGGCGATGGTTGTCGTGCTGATGGCGTTCGCCGTCTACGCGGTGATCGCGGCGGCGCTCTACAGCGACATCGACAACCAGCTGGACAGCCGCGCGCAGCTGCTGATCGCCAGCGGTTCGCTGGCCGCCGACCCGGCCAAGGCCATCGAGGGCACGGCGTATTCGGACGTCAACGCGATGCTGGTGAACCCGGGCCACTCGATTTACACCGCCCAGCAGCCGGGCCAGACGCTGCCCGTCGATGCGCCGGAGAAGGCGGTCATCCGCGGTGACCTGTTCATGTCCCGTCGTACCGCTTCCGACCAGCGCATCCTGGCGATCCACCTGCCCAACGGCAGTTCGTTGATCATCTCCAAGAGCCTGCGCCCGACCGAGGCGGTGATGACGAAGCTGCGCTGGGTGCTGCTGATCGTCGGCGGCATCGGCGTCGCGGTCGCCGCCGTGGCCGGCGGCATGGTCACCCGGGCGGGGTTGCGGCCGGTCGCCCGGTTGACCGAGGCGGCCGAGCGGGTCGCGCGCACCGACGACCTGCGCCCGATCCCGGTGTTCGGCAGTGACGAATTGGCAAGGCTCACTGAGGCATTCAACTTGATGCTGCGCGGGCTAGCCGAGTCGCGAGAACGGCAGGCACGGCTGGTCACCGACGCCGGACACGAATTGCGCACCCCGCTGACGTCGCTGCGGACCA
The Mycobacterium sp. 050128 genome window above contains:
- a CDS encoding response regulator transcription factor codes for the protein MRILVVDDDRAVRESLRRSLSFNGYSVELAHDGVEALELISSDRPDAVVLDVMMPRLDGLEVCRHLRSTGDDLPILVLTARDSVSERVAGLDAGADDYLPKPFALEELLARMRALLRRTKPEDAESVAMTFADLALDPVTREVTRGHRRISLTRTEFALLEMLIANPRRVLTRSRILEEVWGFDFPTSGNALEVYVGYLRRKTEADGEPRLIHTVRGVGYVLRETPP
- the rpmF gene encoding 50S ribosomal protein L32, coding for MAVPKRRMSRSNTRSRRSQWKAEKTELVGVTVAGQKHKVPRRLLKAARLGLIDLDRR